In a genomic window of Bacteroidota bacterium:
- a CDS encoding T9SS type A sorting domain-containing protein, with product MRLATTLFALFLALPLAAQPTVDGIGDDPEYELLGTYTQSQGFGDWGLIELKGFADATDLYLYVGGTTESNFNSLYIWLDIASQTTGTPSGTALPTSSGGFDGANPTLELPTTEWGIRLTHGDPGDGTDTGFINVVSYAGTSAADVFLGALAVDGTAFDADASGSFAGGSFAYLHVPTGLSSNPGDRGFEIKFELADLGITGGTSRASASDLFQLFTAYANPDGSFFSSDVIPEVPGNGSANFGNAPDFTALPGTQATTASALPVELTTFEAQRTGERVVLSWATSSETNNAGFDVELRSTTGDFAAPSFETVGFVAGAGTTTEAQAYRFTTDALPAGTYTFRLRQVDFDGAFAYSPEVELALGVAGTHTLSAAYPNPFAERATFSLAVAQEQPVEVAVFDALGRRVATLFDATLPADQARVLTLDAADLPSGLYIVRAQGTTFSDVRRVTLAR from the coding sequence ATGCGTCTTGCCACCACGCTCTTCGCGCTCTTCCTCGCGCTCCCCCTCGCCGCCCAGCCCACCGTCGACGGCATCGGCGACGACCCCGAGTACGAGCTTCTCGGCACCTACACCCAGAGCCAGGGCTTCGGCGACTGGGGCCTGATCGAGCTCAAGGGCTTCGCCGACGCCACCGACCTCTACCTCTACGTCGGCGGCACCACCGAGAGCAACTTCAACAGCCTCTACATCTGGCTCGACATCGCCAGCCAGACGACGGGCACCCCGTCAGGCACCGCACTGCCGACCTCGTCCGGTGGCTTCGACGGAGCCAACCCGACGCTCGAACTCCCGACCACGGAATGGGGCATCCGCCTCACCCACGGTGACCCGGGCGATGGGACCGACACTGGCTTCATCAACGTCGTCTCCTACGCAGGCACCAGCGCCGCCGACGTGTTCCTCGGCGCGCTCGCCGTCGATGGCACCGCCTTCGACGCCGACGCCAGCGGCTCGTTCGCAGGCGGCTCGTTTGCCTACTTGCACGTTCCGACGGGGCTCTCCAGCAACCCGGGCGACCGGGGCTTTGAGATCAAGTTCGAACTGGCCGACCTGGGCATCACGGGGGGCACCAGCCGCGCGAGCGCCTCGGACCTCTTCCAGCTCTTCACGGCCTATGCCAACCCGGACGGCAGCTTCTTCTCCTCCGACGTGATCCCGGAGGTGCCGGGCAACGGCTCGGCCAACTTCGGGAACGCGCCGGACTTCACGGCGCTCCCGGGTACGCAAGCCACCACGGCGAGCGCGCTTCCGGTCGAGCTGACCACCTTCGAGGCGCAGCGCACGGGCGAGCGCGTCGTGCTCTCCTGGGCCACGTCCTCGGAGACCAACAATGCGGGCTTCGACGTGGAGCTGCGCAGCACCACGGGCGACTTCGCAGCCCCCTCGTTTGAGACCGTCGGCTTCGTCGCCGGTGCCGGCACGACGACGGAGGCGCAGGCCTATCGCTTCACCACCGACGCCCTCCCGGCTGGCACCTACACGTTCCGCCTCCGCCAGGTCGACTTCGACGGCGCGTTCGCATACAGCCCCGAGGTCGAGCTTGCGCTCGGCGTGGCGGGCACACACACGCTCTCGGCGGCCTACCCGAACCCCTTCGCGGAGCGGGCGACGTTCTCGCTCGCCGTCGCCCAGGAGCAGCCCGTGGAGGTCGCCGTCTTCGACGCGCTCGGTCGCCGCGTGGCGACGCTCTTCGACGCGACGCTGCCCGCTGACCAGGCCCGCGTGCTCACGCTCGACGCCGCGGATCTGCCGAGCGGGCTCTACATCGTCCGCGCGCAGGGCACGACGTTCTCGGACGTGCGTCGGGTCACGCTCGCACGCTAA
- a CDS encoding RNA pseudouridine synthase codes for MLFEVLFLDNHLLVVAKPAGLLAQADHTGDDDLLTLGKAFLKERFDKPGNVFLGLVHRLDRPVSGVMVLARTSKAASRLSQQFRDRTPTKRYLALVEGTPPGSSGERVDFLAKTYTPGRGSHVEVVPQGHPDGKRAALRWQALASERGRSLVEVALLTGRAHQIRVQLAALGTPIVGDLRYGARTEHDGQNLALHSYALAFEHPVRRDPRRFTAPPPATWTGSLAEQARMHVAAEAG; via the coding sequence ATGCTCTTCGAGGTGCTTTTCCTCGACAACCACCTGCTCGTGGTGGCGAAGCCCGCCGGACTGCTCGCCCAGGCCGACCACACAGGCGACGACGATCTGCTCACGCTCGGCAAGGCCTTCCTGAAGGAGCGGTTCGACAAGCCGGGCAATGTGTTCCTCGGGCTCGTGCATCGGCTCGACCGGCCCGTGAGCGGGGTGATGGTGCTCGCGCGCACCTCGAAGGCGGCCTCGCGGCTCAGCCAGCAGTTCCGCGACCGGACGCCGACGAAGCGCTACCTCGCCCTGGTGGAAGGGACGCCCCCCGGCTCCTCCGGCGAGCGCGTCGACTTTCTGGCGAAGACCTACACGCCCGGGCGCGGCTCGCACGTCGAGGTGGTGCCACAGGGGCACCCCGACGGAAAGCGGGCGGCGTTGCGCTGGCAGGCGCTCGCGTCCGAGCGGGGGCGCTCGCTCGTGGAGGTCGCGTTGCTGACGGGCCGCGCGCACCAGATCCGCGTGCAGCTCGCCGCGCTCGGCACGCCCATCGTCGGCGACCTCCGCTACGGGGCCCGCACCGAACACGACGGGCAGAACCTGGCGCTGCACAGCTACGCGCTGGCCTTCGAGCATCCTGTTCGCCGCGACCCCCGTCGCTTCACGGCACCGCCGCCCGCCACGTGGACCGGGTCGCTTGCCGAGCAGGCCCGCATGCATGTCGCCGCCGAGGCAGGCTAA
- a CDS encoding glycosyltransferase — translation MSLVTLFGSVFAIQAVAWIALAVGFTRSQRRDGPVGAAAEQLDLPITVDFPITVIVAARNEAERLPALLDALVGQTYAPGEVLIADDGSTDATAAIAAGYADRLPVRVVRIANGDAEAAGLPRKKHALSRAIAAARHDRLAFTDADCAPVTGWLAAFARAAAAEPDAVLVGTSPTRPARAVPDTAAWLASLVRFETMVTAFLTAAAIGLGRPYMAVGRSISYPKSLFERLGGFAHQAASLSGDDDLLVQEVHRQHAAPIRFVAEATAPTDPPATLGAWLRQKQRHTSAGRFYDRAALALLTGFHLTHGLVWLGAPVFWALGSWTGAGLLAALLLIQRGVLREPAEALGTADVMPAWPLWMWGYALYNSFAAPLGGLGARRW, via the coding sequence TTGTCGCTCGTCACCCTATTCGGCAGCGTGTTTGCCATCCAGGCGGTCGCCTGGATCGCGCTCGCTGTGGGGTTCACTCGAAGCCAACGGCGCGACGGGCCTGTAGGTGCCGCCGCGGAGCAGCTCGACCTTCCCATCACGGTCGACTTTCCGATCACTGTGATCGTGGCGGCGCGCAACGAAGCCGAGCGTCTACCCGCGCTCCTCGATGCGCTCGTCGGGCAGACCTATGCTCCCGGCGAGGTGCTCATCGCCGATGACGGCTCGACGGACGCCACGGCGGCCATCGCTGCGGGCTATGCGGACCGATTGCCTGTGCGCGTCGTCCGTATCGCCAACGGGGACGCCGAAGCTGCGGGACTGCCCCGCAAGAAGCACGCGCTCAGCCGCGCCATCGCCGCCGCGCGCCACGACCGGCTCGCGTTCACCGACGCCGACTGCGCACCTGTCACGGGCTGGCTAGCGGCCTTCGCCCGAGCTGCCGCGGCCGAGCCCGACGCCGTCCTCGTGGGCACCTCGCCGACTCGGCCCGCCCGGGCCGTGCCCGACACCGCGGCATGGCTCGCCTCGCTCGTCCGCTTCGAGACGATGGTGACGGCCTTCCTCACGGCGGCGGCGATCGGGCTCGGGCGTCCCTATATGGCCGTCGGGCGCTCGATCTCCTACCCGAAGTCGCTCTTCGAGCGCCTCGGCGGCTTCGCGCACCAGGCTGCCTCGCTCTCCGGCGACGACGACCTCCTCGTCCAAGAGGTCCACCGCCAGCACGCTGCGCCGATCCGCTTCGTCGCCGAGGCGACCGCGCCGACGGACCCGCCCGCGACGCTCGGCGCGTGGCTCCGCCAGAAGCAGCGGCACACGTCAGCGGGGCGCTTTTACGACCGCGCGGCGCTGGCGCTGCTCACCGGCTTCCACCTGACGCACGGGCTCGTGTGGCTCGGTGCGCCGGTCTTCTGGGCGCTCGGCAGTTGGACCGGCGCCGGGCTGCTCGCGGCGCTCCTCCTCATCCAACGTGGCGTGCTGCGCGAACCGGCGGAGGCGCTCGGCACAGCCGACGTGATGCCTGCGTGGCCGCTCTGGATGTGGGGCTATGCGCTTTATAACAGCTTTGCCGCCCCGCTCGGCGGCCTCGGAGCGCGCCGCTGGTGA
- a CDS encoding CDP-alcohol phosphatidyltransferase family protein — translation MSTAPMSNAPDASGGDAAGGSVPVEGGASPPRIPPPSHPGFPDLGRFWTPGNLLTLSRLVLIVPITMLVYQGGPLGWMFGLILTAIATDFFDGMVARLTGTVTEWGKVLDATADKLAAAFVTVALLTRPESAGPSLPLWFVLLVVVRDSILAVGGLLQTRRLGRFTTSLWTGKLAVTLLALTVLAALLKADPEVMDALVYGTAAVMAVSIIRYTLRFRTIMRLGPYAPLDKNGNIIRGQLPEARRRAGLG, via the coding sequence ATGTCCACTGCTCCGATGTCCAACGCGCCTGACGCCTCCGGCGGCGATGCCGCTGGGGGGAGCGTGCCCGTGGAGGGTGGAGCGTCACCGCCTCGGATCCCGCCGCCGTCGCATCCGGGCTTCCCAGATCTCGGGCGCTTCTGGACGCCAGGCAACCTGCTCACGCTGAGCCGCCTCGTCCTCATCGTGCCGATCACGATGCTCGTCTACCAGGGCGGCCCGCTCGGGTGGATGTTCGGGCTGATCCTCACCGCGATCGCGACGGACTTCTTCGACGGCATGGTGGCGCGGCTGACGGGCACCGTGACCGAGTGGGGCAAGGTGCTCGACGCCACCGCCGACAAGCTTGCGGCGGCGTTCGTGACCGTCGCGCTGCTGACGCGCCCGGAGAGCGCGGGGCCGAGCCTGCCGCTGTGGTTCGTGCTGCTCGTGGTCGTGCGTGACAGCATCCTCGCCGTCGGCGGGCTCTTGCAGACGCGCCGCCTCGGCCGCTTTACGACGAGCCTTTGGACGGGCAAGCTGGCCGTGACGCTCCTCGCGCTGACGGTCCTCGCCGCACTCCTCAAGGCCGACCCCGAGGTGATGGACGCGCTCGTCTACGGCACGGCCGCCGTGATGGCGGTCTCCATCATCCGCTACACGTTGCGCTTCCGAACCATCATGCGCCTCGGGCCGTACGCCCCGCTCGATAAAAACGGCAACATCATCCGCGGCCAACTCCCTGAGGCCCGCCGCCGCGCGGGGTTGGGGTGA